One segment of Triticum aestivum cultivar Chinese Spring chromosome 2A, IWGSC CS RefSeq v2.1, whole genome shotgun sequence DNA contains the following:
- the LOC123184775 gene encoding ethylene-responsive transcription factor FZP, whose amino-acid sequence MSSRSSSGGGGASQMMAFSEHSLPKPIAGHPQPQPSPPSSPSERPAARGRRRAQEPGRFLGVRRRPWGRYAAEIRDPTTKERHWLGTFDTAQEAALAYDRAALSMKGAQARTNFVYAHAAYNNYPPFLAPFHAQHQPAAYAASSAMPYGGQQQHAGAGPPHIGSSYHHGHGYHQQGPGECSMPVPSAADHGASGPMDVRGSSGHDFLFPSADDNSGYLSSVVPESCLRPRGGDLQDARRYSVSDADAYGLGLREDVDDLATMVAGFWGGADAPYGGGHDMVASSQGSDNGYSPFSFLSH is encoded by the coding sequence ATGAGCTCtcgcagcagcagcggcggcggcggtgcctcCCAGATGATGGCCTTCTCGGAGCATTCGCTGCCGAAGCCGATCGCCGGTCACCCGCAGCCGCAGCCGTCCCCGCCGTCGTCGCCGAGCGAGCGGCCGGCGGCGCGCGGCAGGCGGCGCGCGCAGGAGCCCGGGCGCTTCCTGGGCGTGCGCCGGCGGCCGTGGGGCCGGTACGCGGCCGAGATACGCGACCCGACCACCAAGGAGCGGCACtggctcggcaccttcgacacGGCGCAGGAGGCCGCCCTGGCCTACGACCGCGCCGCGCTCTCCATGAAGGGCGCGCAGGCGCGCACCAACTTCGTCTACGCGCACGCCGCCTACAACAACTACCCGCCCTTCCTCGCGCCGTTCCACGCGCAGCACCAGCCCGCCGCCTACGCCGCGTCCTCGGCCATGCCGTACGGCGGCCAGCAGCAGCACGCGGGCGCGGGGCCGCCGCACATTGGCAGCTCGTACCACCACGGCCACGGCTACCACCAGCAGGGCCCGGGCGAGTGTTCCATGCCGGTGCCCAGTGCCGCGGATCACGGCGCCAGCGGCCCGATGGACGTGCGCGGCAGCAGCGGCCACGACTTCCTCTTCCCCAGCGCCGACGACAACTCCGGGTACCTGAGCAGCGTGGTGCCGGAGAGCTGCCTCCGGCCCCGCGGCGGCGACCTGCAGGACGCGCGGCGCTACTCCGTGTCCGACGCCGACGcctacgggctgggcctccgggaGGACGTGGACGACCTGGCGACGATGGTGGCCGGCTTCTGGGGCGGCGCCGACGCGCCGTACGGCGGCGGCCACGACATGGTCGCCTCGTCGCAGGGCTCGGACAACGGCTACTCCCCCTTCAGCTTCCTCTCCCACTGA